AAGCCTATGTGCAGATAAATTAGAGGAAATTCTAACAATGAAGCTTGTCGAGCTGAAAGAAGAATTGAGAAGTCGCAAGCTGAAGACGACGGGAAGTAAAAAGCAGTTGCAAGATCGGCTCAAGGCAGCGATGATTTTGCAAATGGAGCATGGCGAAGAAGAAAGCGACAGCGATGCCACTGATAACGAGAGGGATGATATGAAGAAGTGCGTGCGACAAATGCACATCTTAACATTCAGGGATGCTGAGGAGTCTCTACGTACATTTAGCGGAGACGACAATGCAAATATTCGTTGTTGGCTCGAGGAATTCGAAGATATGGCCGAGTTGTGTGAATGGAGCGACGTACAGAAAGTTATTTATGCGAAGCGGTTGTTGCGTGGATCGGCGAAATCGTTCGTCGCCTATGAAAAATGTTGTCGAAGATGGACTCAAATGAAACAGACGTtggaatttgaattttctaaaaccGTAGATACACACAAAATCCATAAAGAACTATCGCGTAGATTTAAAAGATCGAATGAGACGTATCAAGAATACATTTATCAAATGTTGGAAATTGCCAAGCAAGCAGACATGGAAGTCTCGgcagttattaaatatattattgatgGAGTTCAGGATGAAGAgacgaataaaatgatattgtaCGGCGCCAGAACCGTGCGTGAGTTGAAGGAGAAGTTCGAATTTTACGAAGATATGAAGGAAAAGTCAAGAACGAAGAGCAAGCGACctgaggagaagaagaagatgaccACCCACGGAGCCTCATCGCAAGAAGTAGTACGGCGATGTTTTTTGTGTGGAGATCGACACCATCTAAGTGCAAACTGTCCGACGAAAGGAAAAGGTGTGAAGTGTTTCAAGTGTCGAAAGTTTGGGCATGTTGCGTCAAATTGTGACGGCGTGAATGAATCTGTAAAGGATGTAAGTAGTGCGTCTGAAGCGTCACGGAAGAAGAGAGTTAAAGAGGTCCAAGTAGAAAACTGTAAGTTAATAGCGTTAATAGATTCTGGTAGCGATTTGAATTTGATGCGAGCCGATTACTACATTAAAATTGGTGCAcctaaactaaataataagatTGTACAATTTCGTGGTGTTGGAAAGGAGAGCAACCACACATTAGGACAATTTTCGACAGTTATCACAATAGACCATACGATATATCCGATAAGCATACACGTACTCCCCGATTCGTTGACGTCACACGGTTTGATACTcggaacagaatttttagatTCGGTAGAGTTG
The sequence above is drawn from the Augochlora pura isolate Apur16 unplaced genomic scaffold, APUR_v2.2.1 APUR_unplaced_4078, whole genome shotgun sequence genome and encodes:
- the LOC144477819 gene encoding uncharacterized protein LOC144477819, translated to MSEGNDTIIEVPQASLCADKLEEILTMKLVELKEELRSRKLKTTGSKKQLQDRLKAAMILQMEHGEEESDSDATDNERDDMKKCVRQMHILTFRDAEESLRTFSGDDNANIRCWLEEFEDMAELCEWSDVQKVIYAKRLLRGSAKSFVAYEKCCRRWTQMKQTLEFEFSKTVDTHKIHKELSRRFKRSNETYQEYIYQMLEIAKQADMEVSAVIKYIIDGVQDEETNKMILYGARTVRELKEKFEFYEDMKEKSRTKSKRPEEKKKMTTHGASSQEVVRRCFLCGDRHHLSANCPTKGKGVKCFKCRKFGHVASNCDGVNESVKDVSSASEASRKKRVKEVQVENCKLIALIDSGSDLNLMRADYYIKIGAPKLNNKIVQFRGVGKESNHTLGQFSTVITIDHTIYPISIHVLPDSLTSHGLILGTEFLDSVELNMKGGEISIKKLDLPEVFNINVETKVDDIDLSHVTDPNHRNVIEDFVTDYKPFKTKEVGVKMNLILQDEIPVYERPRRLSPGDKSEVDKQITSWLKDGIIQESYSDYASPVVLVKKKNGSVRICVDYRQLNKKIVKDRYPLPLIEDQLDLLQDAK